A region from the Acipenser ruthenus chromosome 49, fAciRut3.2 maternal haplotype, whole genome shotgun sequence genome encodes:
- the LOC117401331 gene encoding uncharacterized protein LOC117401331 → MSMALRRTIPLLLLFIRTCSSTDCGTDATLDWAHLTARNLQCRNRNISTIIHTNHSVSNLAEVDLSNNKLTRLQHDFLVNTTSLKTLNLSHNLLVVLPSNFLERATNLKHLNLEGNPLNSVPSTIFENKALQQMVVDCRCDVVQSAITHCQNCSSFLKCSSNSNLTNVYSFYEEKCSISIILAVSLSLAFLVVAVVVIGAVIWRLRSTSKTITPSCGNKEVANRSPEGQNPRYAATTMRETFSQNQFYENVEVAATAAAQKMEYESVGMSTHQQAQGQPPQGDDECYMQYEPQDEAIYNNDPSVYYNYSSSANPTDDVYIMPDQ, encoded by the exons ATG AGCATGGCACTAAGGAGGACGATACCACTTCTGCTTCTTTTCATCCGGACTTGTAGCAGCACAGACTGTGGCACAGATGCTACACTAGACTGGGCACATCTTACTGCTAGAAATCTTCAGTGTCGAAACAGGAACATTTCCACAATTATACACACCAATCATAGTGTATCAAATCTAGCTGAAGTAGATCTTTCCAATAATAAACTCACGCGCTTACAGCATGATTTTCTTGTGAACACAACCTCATTAAAAACCCTCAATCTCAGCCATAATCTCCTGGTTGTTCTCCCTTCAAATTTTTTGGAGCGCGCAACCAATCTAAAACATTTGAACCTGGAAGGAAACCCTCTGAATTCAGTCCCGTCCACCATATTTGAAAATAAAGCTCTGCAGCAGATGGTGGTGGACTGCAGGTGTGATGTTGTACAAAGTGCAATAACACACTGTCAAAACTGCAGCTCTTTTCTAAAATGTTCATCAAATTCAAACTTGACCAACGTTTACAGtttctatgaagagaaatgttCGATTAGTATTATACTTGCCGTCAGTCTTAGTCTAGCATTTCTTGTGGTTGCTGTAGTTGTGATCGGGGCTGTGATCTGGCGTCTGAGGAGTACTTCAAAGACAATTACACCTTCTTGTGGCAATAAAGAAGTAGCAAACAGAAGCCCAGAAGGCCAGAATCCTAGGTACGCCGCCACAACTATGAGAGAGACGTTTTCGCAGAACCAGTTTTATGAAAATGTGGAGGTTGCTGCCACTGCTGCGGCACAGAAAATGGAGTATGAAAGTGTGGGCATGAGTACACACCAGCAAGCACAGGG gCAGCCCCCCCAGGGTGATGATGAGTGCTACATGCAGTACGAACCTCAGGATGAAGCCATCTACAACAATGACCCATCTGTGTACTACAACTACTCCAGCTCTGCCAATCCCACTGACGATGTCTACATCATGCCTGATCAgtaa